In Corvus cornix cornix isolate S_Up_H32 chromosome 9, ASM73873v5, whole genome shotgun sequence, the genomic stretch TTACACACAAAACTTGTGTAACTCCCCTTTTCAAACACACTTCACCTTTTTTTATGCTGGTGTTCTCTCATTTGACTGCAGAATTTGAAACTGCAGAAACTCTTCTGAATTCCGAGGTGCATATGCTGCTTGAGCATCGCAAGCAGCAGAACGAGAGCGCAGAGGAtgagcaggagctgtcagaAGTGTTCATGAAAACCTTGAACTACACGGCACGCTTCAGCCGCTTCAAAAACCGCGAAACCATCGCCAGCGTGCGCAGGTGAGTTGGAAAGTCAGGGTGTAGCCCTGTATTAGAGAATTGGATCTGCAATATTGATGCTGCTTGATGAAAGTACATTTTAGTGGTGTTGCATGATTTGTtctttaattctgaattttgtCTTTCTAACGAGGCAAGAAGTTCTTGATGGAGGGTTATACTTTGTCCAGGTCAAGGCTTCTGAACTGCTTTGTTTGCAGTATTTCAATGACAGCTGATTGCATTAAATGGGAGGATTTTCTAGACTTTGCAGAATAATCCAGGGGAAGTGGAGTTAGCAgataggattttattttttcctctatgcATTTATATAATGAGtcttttctcctggaaaaaattacttcagtgcCAAAAGCAGTgtgcaaaaagagaaacatttgcCTCAGTTTAAGCCCCTTTACATTTCTATCTTGTAATTTCATCAAATTCTTGTCTTTCCTTACAGTTTACTACTCCAGAAGAAGCTCCATAAGTTTGAATTGGCATGTTTGGCTAACTTGTGTCCTGAGACAGCTGAGGAAGCAAAAGCTCTGATTCCTAGGTAAGCACTTACATACTGTACGAAGACTGCTGTATACTTCCTGTGACCTAAAGCCAGCCGTGCCCACATGCCCTCTCTTCAATCTAACTCCAttgatggaagaatatttggTCTTGGTCTTTCTTCCCCTACCCACTGATCTGACAGCAACACACTATTTGTACATGTCCCTAATGCACTTCTGAGAACTTCTACTGGATCAAGTGTAAACCTCTTCAACTGGGGTTCTTAGCTGGCTGTGTTTATGTTccttggagtttttttctgttggagCAAATGAACTGTTTTGTGGATAATGCAGGGGGGAGCAGTAGCTTCTTCATGTCTTGATTGGTTACCTCATGGCCTGAGGTAGAGGACGGAATGAAACATTCATCTGAATTACAGTTTCTTCCTTATTTGTCATTATataaaagagaaggctttgggatgACCTAATTGCGGTCTCCCAGTACCTGGAAagagcctacaggaaagatggagagagactttttacaagagcagtGACACGatgagggaatggcttcaaactgagagtagatttagactggatactaggaagaaattcttccctgtgaaggtggtgcagccctggcacaggttgcccagagaagctgtggctgccccgtccctgCAAGTGTTctaggccaggttggatgaggctctgaggaacctggtctagtgcaaggtgtccctgcccatggcaaggggtgggaatgagatgatcttcaaggttccttccaacccaaaccattctatgattttatgttAAGATTTCATAGCAAGAATGGACTGGCTTATGAGCATGCATCTACATGACTTCATTTAGAGATCTACTTAAACCTGCACCTGCCTTGCCTTTTTTGAAAGCACGTTTTGACATTACTCAGGAGAAAGTTCTGGGAAGAATGGAGTTTTGTCACACAAAGAAGCAGCGCTGCATAGGGATTAGAGCGCTCTTCGTACAGTGATGTTACAGGTGGTTCCTGGTGGTTACACACAGGTGGGTGACAGTGTGTTGAGACTGACAGGACGGAGTTATGACTGAAATGAATCAATGGGGAGAGGTTATTTCTGAAACCTTTAATGTCTCCTTACTGTTCTTATCTTGCAGCCTGGAGGGCCGGTTTGAAGATGAAGAATTACAACAGATTCTCGATGACATTCAGACTAAACGCAGCTTCCAGTATTAAGGTTAACCCTCAGCCCCTTTATCTGAGCAGAAAAACCTGAAGACTTGGGCTGTTTCTCAGCCCTTTGGatcagtccagctcctggctgagtGAGGGTGGTTGTGGATGCAGGGTACTCCAGTGCTGTGTTGCCACAGGTGCATGCAGACTGGAGATCAGCACCATCCTTTTGGTTTGTTCCATGTGTATGTTGGCAAGGACCCCCTGTATTGTGAGAGCAAAGAACGTGAAAGGCCTTTTCCCAGAGGCTGAAGTATTTGTTTCTTCCCTAATCCCTCTCCACAGTTTGTACATTTTCAACGTTTTTGGTTTTTAGCAGAAATATAGATGTGATTTCGTGGTTTTTAGGAACTTCTAAAGGATGGGGAAACTTGTTCTTGGTTCTCAGAAGGTTCAGTGATTGGCAGCATccatttctgtgggttttttgtttctttgttttattgtttgatCGGGACAGTGAACTTTTACAGCttcaatatttttctattattgtttagtgtaaattaaaaaatatttttaattaaagttgtGTGTTTTATAAACATTAGGTACATATTATGATTTTGTTAATGAGGACCTTTTTAATAAATAGATCCTGGAGATCTGGGGACTCCGAGTGTAATAACCCAAGTGCAGTTTAGGACAGATCAGAGGTGTTACTGTGATCACAGTGAGAAAACGTTGGGGCAgcatctccctctctgctcccctgctctgtgccaagTGATTGCAGACACCCAATAGGTTCtgttttgttacagaaaagaaaaaggtgaagaaaCCCAGTAATTTTGGTGTTAACACAGCCAGGTATCCAACCCTGGAGGGATGGACTCTTTAAGTAGGTTGCTAACTGCCCTAATTCTGAGATGAAACCAAACAATAAATAATGTGACACAgtgcaggggtggcttctggTCCAGCCTGTGGGAGTCACACATCCAGTGTTatcacagctcagcagctgggagaTTCACAAATTGTTAGCTTTTAGTTGAAAGGAATGTTCTTTTGGTTAGGATAAACTTCTTAAACCAGCCCTTTCAAGTGTTGTAATTTTACCACCACACCTGAAAAGAAGGACAATTTTGCATGAAAGAACATTGGGACAAAGAGGCAGACAGATGTGTTAAGACACTACTTGTGATGATAAGCAATAATCTCACTGATCttgcaaaaggaagagaaatattatttcaggTCTTACCAGAAATGTAATGTTGCTCCTGTGCTGTACTGGTGTGTGGTAACTGCTTGGGCTCACCTCAGCTGGAGCACATTACCTCAAACAGcgtttgtgtgtgtgctggggtGGCAGTGGCTCCTGCACGCCTATAAACCAGACATGCATCTGTAACCAACCACAGGAACTTTAACAGGGTCAGAATAATTATaaccaaagaaggaaaaaacaaggtcgtgaatctttattttataaagctTAGTGTCCCCTTTTGATACAGCATCTGATTCCCAGTAGCTGCTCCTGTTGAACCTGGTTTGCTCTGTAAAACGTTTCTGTTCAAGCAGCTTTAAGACATTTTCATCTAAACACACAGACTCTTAGGTCTTAATCACAACTAATTCAGGGGAGAAAAGCCATTCTGCACCTCTTTATCTACACTCCCACACTACTACTTGATGACGCCTTTGTGAGCACCCTGAGGACTGCCAAGGAGGGGTGTAACAGGCCTAGTTATCTGTGAACGATCTCAGATTTCCACTACCCTACACACAGAGATAATTACGAGCCTTGAGATTAGTAGGTTTTGCTTGTTGTGTTTTGAAGCCCGGTGATGGGAACAAAGAAGGGAATCACGGAATCAATAAAGTTTGAAAAGACTTCTgagatcgagtccaacctttgagGGAACACCCACCACCATGCCAACTAGACCGTGGCACTACGTGCCACCTCCAATCTTTCCTTAAACACGGTGACTCCAGGcacggtgactccaccacttcccagggcagcccattccaaagGTACTTGTGGGAGCCACACAAGGCGGCCTGTGTTGTAGCGCCTGGCCGTTTGGTGAGCGTGAGAGAACTAACCCGgagcagcacagaacagcacaCAGCCGTGCCCGGAAGCAGTTATCGGTCCGGCCGCCGGCACTGCCCCTTTTGGCAAGCCTGGAGCCGCCGGCCCGGCACTGTCTGGCGGCGGGGCCCCCTTCGCCCTCCCCACCCGCGAGGCGGACGCGGCTGCGCTCTCTGCGCATGCGCGCACCTCTGCCCGCCCCCGCCCTGTGATTTGTGCGCCAGCCGGGCGGGCTCTCGGAAGCGgcgcgcgccccgccccgccccgccgctgGGGCGCATGCGCATTGCCGCCCGCGGCCCTTCAGGCGCGGCGCCCCCGCCCGCGCGCCCTGCTGTAGTGCGCGTGCGCGCCGGCGTGGGGCGCGTGCGCTGCTGGCGGGGGAGGCGGAGGGAAGATGGCGGGCGGCCGCGGGTCGTGAGGCGGCGGCGGAGCTTGCCGGGGCCAGGAGGACGAGGCGGGTGGCGAGGTGTCGGTGGGGCGCGGAGTCCCGGTACAAGAGGCTGGCTGGGCGGTGAGTGCGGCTCAGTGTTGGGCGGGGCGGGTGAGTAGCCGGGGAAGCGCGGCCGCCTCCGCCATCTTTAGGCCGCGGCCCCGGAGCGGCGCggccggggcagggcgggggcCGCCGGCGGGAACAGGGGGTCCCTGGGCCGGGGCGCCCTGGGGAGCGGCGGGAGCCGAGCTAGGACCCAGCGCCACGGCCGGGCCCCGTGGCGGGGTGTGCTCGAGGCCCGGGCCTGGTAGGGGACGGCAGGGCCCCTCTTCTCTTTACTGCACAGGTGTCTGTCGGTGGCTTCGCCCGAGTCTCTCAATCGTGCCTTTTTCTACTTCTTCTagtgttattattttttaatattattcttCCCTTCGCCTTGGGTCTGAGCGGAGACACGGGCCGTGTTAGATATCTCGAATTTTTTACTTATGTAGTCTTTCACAAGGGTAATTCCTCTGTGTAttaaggagagagaagaaaaagccacaGACTGGTTAGTATTTAAGCTTCTCAAATGCCAAGTGAAATAACTGCATTTGCCGGTGGAGAACGGTCTTAGTTCTGTAGGACTACTAAGCATTGGTAAAAGGATGGGAAAccattatttttggttttcttatgGATCCCGAGAGGGCTGTTGCTCACATTTTGTATTGCGTAATGCTGTACAACAACACTGTTGTTCGAGTATGTCCCCTGCAATGTAATAACACACAGTCGTGTGTAGCAGGCACTTGCTTGTGCTGGCATGGTGGAGGGGCTAATGATCATGTGGTGTCACATTCCACTGATTGAGACTCATCAGCCTGTGCTTGGGTGGCAAACCTAGGGGACCTGTccaacttgaaaaaaaatagctcaGCATTTTTCCCTTGGTGAGAGCTCATTAAACTTCTCTTCTATAGAGACGTATGTTATTTCTCTCTTGCTGACTGTTAGCTTCGTTGTTATGAGTAGATAGTTGTATGGTctcaaatacagtatttttttaatattagcaGTTGCTTGAACACATCTGTTTGTCTGACAAAATTGTCATGGGTAAGTAGTTCTGTGCTCTACAAATCTTGTACCTCATTATATCCTTACTTGCAGTTTGTGAGTACtgtttcaaaatctgtttttctgtctaGGCAGTAGTCCCTCATCCTTCTTGCAGCATATGTTTATTCTTTTATGCTTAACTCAGACTCCTCTAGCCTTCCGTTAAGAGAGGCAATATTGTGTTTCAGAGAGTTTATAGTATGCAAAAAGCATTGTGCCAAAATACTTCAGGGTTCCCTGCTCCTAAATTCCTTTTCAAGTAAACTGACATTTACTTCTTAGTGATTTGCTGCAATATTCTGCCATTATTTTACTCTAATAATACATAATTACCGAGCATATTTCAAAAATCTGATTCTTAACATCTTGTTCACTTGTGTTGTAACAGTTCTAATGAGAAGATCTGAAAATGTCGATACTGAAAATAGATGAAAGTATTGAaagatgggggggggggaatctTAGAGCTGCAGAGACTGTTAGGTGTGAGTAACTACTCCTAGAGATGCTAAAACCTTTTGACTTAAATATCAGTCACTACAGACAGTGACAGCCTTTCCCTGTTGCCCAAGGGTTCCCTCCATTGAACCCTTGGAGCAGTAAATATTAGACTGTTTGGACTGTTGGAATTGAAAATTTCTcatcatttttttatttgtgataTTATCACAAGAAGTAAAAGCTTAATAATCCTAAAGTGTGCTTGGGATAGAGGTACTAGGAATGCCTTcttttgctgcagcagagagacCTTGATCTGAGGAGGGGATAAGAAGTCTCCTATTTTGTTCCTGTCCCTAGCAGATGAGTCTTCTGACTTGCCTGAAAAAATCAGTCATGGAGAAGACATTAGGCTGATGGAAGGAATACAGCTTAACTTTGTACTGGGATGATTCcatgcaaaacatttcattttgtgcATCTGCTAGCCACATATCTAGGGAATTTCAAGAGCTGGTTCAGTAacactggaaatgaaaattattttggccTTGCTCAGATAGAGGTTATAATTTAGAAAACTGCTTGTAAAGACAAGCTGGAAACTATCTGTGTTTGTGAATTTTACAAAATTCATTCTTTATTTGCCATATTTACATTCCTGATACTGTACTGTTTTGTTATTGCAAGTGAAAGTACAGATATGCAGGCCTGGTTGGTGTAGTTAATACAGAAACTGGACACTGTTAGAGCTTGGTGGTGGGGAGGAGATGTGCTAAGCGTCTTTCAAAAGATTAAAACTTTCAGATAAccttggttttttcttcttattataGAAAATATCTGAAGCTAAGAGCAGAGTAGTTGAGTTTTTGATAGCTAACTGGTTTTGATTTGTGTTTTGCTACTAATTTTACTTCAGTTTGGAGCATCCATGGTCCCCTATTTTCCAAATGGTACTAAACTTCCCAGCAATCTGTTCTTGCTCACTAGTATTTAAAAAAGCTACTCAGCATTTCATAATGTTTCTTCTGGTTCAACCTGCTCTCCACATTCAGGCTGGGTGTACCAGTTATGCTGTTGTGAAACTTGAAATGGGGTATGAAGTATATATTTAGCAGGAAAGCAAGCAAGCTGGTTTCTCTTGTGTAGTAATAGTACTTTTGCTAACACGTTTGCTCCCAAGGCAGTGTGTTTACAGTGATTACAGATCCTGCTTAGTGGTGTGCAGTGATCAGGTCTCAGTCAGCACGCTTTGTATATGGAGGGATACTAGAGACCAAGTTAGTGCTGCTCCTGTTCTACCTCTGCACCAAAGTTGGGGGTTCTGTTCTAAGCAGTTTCGCTAATTGTGGCTTATATCACATTTTCTCTCCTTAGTAGGAAAGACTTGCTCTACAGTGTTGAATGTCACTGTTGTCTAACCCTGATAAAGCTTGTGTTGTTTCAAACAATTACATGTAAGTGTTCTTACACATAGatacagaatattaaaaagtatGAGcaatttttcacattctttagacacaaatgaaaatgtttcttacTGTCTTATGTATTGCATCAAGTAATCCtggtacatttttttttctatcagaaaAAGAGTTAGAAGTTTACCtccaatttcatttttcctttatataagattttttttcatacactGTTGGTAAATCTGAACACTTGCAATTTTATGTTCACTTTGTTAGTTGATTTTGGTGCGAAGAACAGTAGCATGCCATATGAGCTCTTTGTGCTGCTTAATTAGTCTTCAGTATAATGAAGTATGTtggttcaaaaaaaaaaattctgttaacTTTTGAAGCTTTGAAAGTATTCTCAGTGTAgctgtaaattttatttaaccTAGAATTTTTGGtccttttaaataattaaaattatagcATTCTTCTGCCTATCCACTTTAGGTACCAGAGTTGATACAGTGGTGCAGGTAGCTGTACAGGGGGACCCTTTCTGTGAGCAGAAGTAAGATGTTTGTGTTTAGTCTGGCTCACTTGTCTGTTTTGGCCTGTGTGTTAGAATCACTGGTTCTGGAACCAGTGAGGTGGGAAAGAGGAGGTGATGGCAAATACGTGTGTCTGCCATAGCCCTGGCTTAGGGTGCACTGGGTGATGGTAAGTGTGTTGAGAGGCAGCATGCATTATTCTGATATGACAGATcagttcttttgaaaatatatcCCTAAAATTATGATCATGTCTACAGTACCGAGTCTTAAAGCAGTTGATCATGAAATTTGGAATTTAGGTGGCTCTTAGTCACTCACCTGTGGCTTTACCCAAAAGTGAGTGCCATGAAGTTGAATGGCATGGTGGGATAGACCAAAAGCAGTTTTGCCACTAGAACTGTAGATTTGTTGGCACTGATCAGTTCTTTATAGTAATGTTTTATACAATTCAATATGAGCGCATGGGTGCATTAGTTAATCCATGTTTCTGCAGTTTAAGCATTTGAGGATTCCTTTAAATCATTATCCCAAATCCAAAAGAAACATGATACAAAAGAATATGttaatgtgtcttttttttaaagagaggcCGGAGACTGGATAACAAGGAGTCTATAGTATTTTATGGGTTTGATATAGTTTTGTGTTCATGGTGAAGTTTTGGCAGCACAGTGACTTGTGTTTTACTGTGGGTATAGGAGTACTCATCTGCAGTTTTGAGTTTGATAGGAACTGCACTTTGAGCTGGTTAAGTagtgccacagctccagctaATGGAGGTGCTGGATTTACAGCCTGAAGGCTGAGGGCCTTTGCAGTCGTCTAATCTGGCATGGTATTGCCAAGTGGTAGCTTCCCCTGCTTCTGATCCTTTGGTTTTCCTCCTGGGTCAGTAGAGTCATTCCCTGGAACTCAGAAGTCAGTTGCCTGACAGGTTGCTCTGAGTTTTGACCAATATTACCAAAAAGGGTCTCATAACACAGAGCAGTTTCTTAGGTGCATGTCCAGTGTGGTCATCAGATGTTCATGTTGACTTGAAGGAGGGGTCATGGGAGGGAACCCACAGTGGGGGGGGTCAAGCCAGggctgctttggttttggtctCAGCAGTTTTGGTTTGGATCCTGGGTCATCTCAGCAATTCAGTCCCGAAGTTCCCTCagtagctgctgctgtgcttaaATTGTGTGGTCACAATAAGCAGCGATGACTCTACCCTTGTCCTCCTTCCCCATTCCAGTAAAAATCAGCACTTAGCTTtgaaaatttcttcctattgGGCCATGTTTGTAAGCAAACCATTGCACCTCTGCAAACACTAGTGAAATGCTATGATTACACCACAAGAAAAATTGGAGCTTGCACAGAATTGCAAGGAGGAGGAGTGCAGACTGAATGAGTATCATGTGGTCTGTTCATTCTGCAGTATTTGCACTGTTTCTCAATTACGGACTTTGGAGCTAAAGTCATACTAAAATTAGTTGTCAAACCATATTTTGCAATCTTTTTCTGTGGATGGATGCAAATATTTTGGTCTCCTTAGCAAATCTAAACCTAATAAATGAAGTAGCTATTTCTAGTAATATCTTTTGTAGACTCTTGACTGATACAATAGGCCACAGCTGCTCAGCTTTCTGTGTAGTAAGATGAAACTACTCACCTAGAACTGGTGATGAAAGTGCTGCTTTTGACAGGAAAGCTTCCTGATATTCTTGAGGCAGGAGATACGAAGTAGGAAAGAAATGCCAAGGGATTTTAGACTTTTGGAGAATTCCAGCTTTCAAAACTGAAGCTCTCTGGTGATGCACTGGTCTACTGAATTGTCGTTCTCATGGGGAGCTTAAGTCTTCTTGTGTTTAGGGAGAATCTGATACTGAACCCTTTCTCCTTGAAAGGCTTTGTGTGAGCTTGATGTATATGAGCTTGATGTTCCTTTACTGAGAAATGTGTTGATGCAGAAGATGATCTCATGCTTTTATTGAACTCTACTAAATGGTAAAAGCAAAGGCTGTTTACTGAAGTACTTAAAGGTGGTCTTTTagcagtgtgtgtgtatatatatctatacatataCATTCATAACCTTATACAGGCATTTGCATGTCTCATAATCCACAAGCAAAGACCAGAAAACATATTCCTGGAAAAAACTGGCTCTGTGATTCCAGTTAAAAGAAAGTgtatttctaattaattttcagttgtaTGAGATGTGTATACGTCACCCATCAGTTTAGAAAGTGTTCTAGTATTGAAAGTTTCTTgttatagaaaaaatatttaggttgGTTATGTTtgaaaataagtgaaaatataattttatatgcTGGGAGCTTGAAACTACAATTAAcagctctgtttattttttcttattgtaAGTTTGTTCCTCGTGGGATTAAACAATTTCTAGCCTAACCACTAGCAAACAGGGGTTATGCATTGATCTTCCACACCAAACTCTGGCAAAAGAATAGTTTGCATATATGCTAGACTTTCAAATCTTAACTGAAGCAGATAGTGAGAAGCCACAGTTCGGAAGATCTTCATCCACATAAATAATCTTCAGTCAGGACTTTATTCCATCAAAATAGTTTTAgaagtgctgttttctttgACTGTTTTCTTAATTTAGCAGGCGTTTGATTggatttgttggggtttttttgttttaaactccTTGGCTTCAACAGTAAGTCAAAAATGAGGGGCATTGATAATTAGCAGAGTCCATAAGGCTTGTTTAGCAGCACTGTGTGATTCAATAAGGTTTGAAGTGTTTGCTGCAATTCTACTACTTTTGCTTGAGGATGCCTTTTTATTAGCTAAGTCTAGGCATAACAACTGTAGGTATTAATTTGCATATTTTGCTATAAACATAGTTGCTAATTTAGCTACTCTGCTGTTGGGGCAGATAACAAATTTCTGTCTTGGATAAGTATGTGTGCATATGCTACATCTTTTTatgaaaagagaattaaaaatccctttaaaaatctttttggatattgtgaagaaaatattgTGGGGTAGTATGTTATAGGCCATTTGTTCTGCAGTGTGGATATACAGTTGTTCAGGCTCTTCTTTTCTTACATTGAATACATGAGCTATGTAAATAACCTTGAGGTGCCCAGAAGATGAGGGCTCTGTTGCACAAAGTGTCCACCTCTGGCTGCAAGTTAGGGTATAGACATCGGTGGTGAATGGATTTTACCATTAAAATATGCAGCGAAATAAAAAGTTCTTTTGTCTTGGAGTTTTCTGCTGAAGTATAAAATCTCTTCTTGGAGAGAGAAGTAGAAAATGGATCTTTGAAATACAGTTAATAACTGCtgaaaaacattgcttttagttgttttttgggttttttaacctTCTTACACTTTTCACCATATAAAGGCACATTTTTTTCGCATGATCACACATGATAGCACTATCATCCTGCCTCCTGCTACGCCTTCCAGAGTTCAGTTGCGTAATTATAGAAACTTAAGACACTCTTGTGCCTTTATTTGGCCCAGAAATTGATATGGCAAACAGCATTGCTTTGTCAAGAGATGGGCCTGAGTAACAttaaaggagggagagaggggcagGGAGTGAGCATTCCTGGGGTCATGAAGTAAAGATTTTGTTTATTCCGTTGATGCTTGTAACTTCTATGCAAAAGCAAATGTTGCAAGAGTTCTGGATGTGTTTGGTAATCATTTAACAGATAATGGTTGTGAAAAGTAAATCTCTGTAACAAGTTACACTCTTACTAATTCCCAAATTTTACTAAAAAGGCTTTGGTATCTGGTCAGCATTGAGTGTGCCAGTCTTAGGGTCTCAGATACTCAGCTTTGTTTAGTGTATTAAAGTGTATGTTTCTGTTCCATAGTGTAAATGAAGAGATTCAAACTGTTGCTAGATTATatgaactttgttttcttatcaGAATTTCAGTAGGTTGTTCCTGAAGCAAAGAcaatttgctgtgtttccctACTTAAGTTTTGCTCTACAAACTGCCATAGTCCTTCTAGTCCTTTTCCCTTCCACTGATTAAATAAAGTCctctgaagaatatttttggagaattttttgtcatttctcctctctgtccctgtccatCCCATTATGTACCTAGCAGTAGTACTTGAGTCAAGAGAGACTGGAGGAATGGAGTGCCAGGAACACCTGGAAATCAGCAAGGAGACCTGCAGAGTTCtccatgggcaggcagagccTCATGGATTTGTAAAGCTGCAGAATGACTGGCTGCGCAGCAGGCTCACAGAAGAGAGCCAGAGACCTTCAGTCAATGCCAAGTGAATAGGAAACAGCAATATGTTTTCCTCACAAGTAAGGCCAACTGCATATTGAATGAAACTGGGAGGAGCATCTCACACAGATTCAGCTATGATGTTTTGTTCGCCAAGTTTTGATATTATAACCAGCTGAAGAGTGTCTTGATATTTAGGATTAGCAAGAAtgactggctttttttttttcttttaagctacTTTCcatatgttattttttaagtatttgtcATGGCATGTTTGTGTGATTTAAACACAAATCAGTCCTAAAGTTTTGTTTCCTGACAAAGTAGCAGCTCCAAGGTAAGGCAGCATCAGTAATCACTTCAGCATGAAAACCAAGCTGTGAGTCTTCACCTAGTTAAGATGAATTGCTATTATCACAGGGACTCACAGTAAAAGAGTTTGGGTGATAATGCAGGTCTTGATAAATACTAAGCAGGATGAAATAAAGGGATATTTGGGAAGTTTAGAGGGAGgaggaatgttttattttaaaaaaaattgtgaataaGTTTTGAGGTAAAACCAAGGTATCCAGTTGGTAATAATAAAATCACAGCAGCAAACCAAATCCTGTCTGTCTTCTAGCTGAGGTGCAGTCTGTCTCGTGTCCTCGTGCTGCATGTGGTTGCTTCCATATTTGTTTTGATGTACAGCTCAAGAAACTTTAGCTCTCAGAAGTTGCTTTTTTGAGGTGCACAAAGGCAATGATTCCAGGCTGTTACACTCCTGAAAGCAGTTTTCTCTACTGTAGCCAGAGAGGTAAAGCAGGAGCTGTCTGAGTCCTATGAACTGAagtattttgggggtttttcatAATGTATGTAAG encodes the following:
- the POLR2D gene encoding DNA-directed RNA polymerase II subunit RPB4, translated to MAAGGSDPRTADVEEDASQLVFPKEFETAETLLNSEVHMLLEHRKQQNESAEDEQELSEVFMKTLNYTARFSRFKNRETIASVRSLLLQKKLHKFELACLANLCPETAEEAKALIPSLEGRFEDEELQQILDDIQTKRSFQY